The Planctomicrobium piriforme genome window below encodes:
- a CDS encoding MoaD/ThiS family protein — translation MARVHFTSHLSKHVECPICDVGQGMLRDVLDEVFVAHPRLAGYVLDDQRRLRQHVMVFVDNAMVRDRDALQHPVGAESEVYVMQALSGG, via the coding sequence ATGGCTCGAGTTCACTTCACGTCTCATCTGTCGAAGCACGTTGAATGTCCCATTTGCGATGTGGGGCAGGGAATGTTGAGGGATGTTCTCGACGAGGTGTTCGTTGCCCATCCCCGACTCGCCGGTTATGTGCTCGATGATCAGCGGCGACTGCGGCAGCATGTGATGGTGTTTGTCGATAACGCCATGGTCCGCGACCGCGATGCGCTGCAACATCCTGTCGGCGCAGAGAGCGAGGTGTATGTCATGCAGGCGTTGTCGGGCGGATGA